A stretch of DNA from Thermococcus sp.:
GTTGGTGATGAGGTGAGGGTGAGACTCGTTCAAAAATCCTGAACGAAAGGTTCAAAAATCTTGAACGAGATGATAACCCATGATTCATAGGCTCGCATCAACCGAAAAGCGTGAGAAAATCCTTGAATATATACTGGAGATGGATGAGTTTGGACCGGAAGAGATTGCTTCAGCTCTAAACCTCAGCAAAGGGCTCGTCTCCACTTACTTCCGAGAGCTGATGAACCTGGGCATAATCCGCAAACGGGGGCGGAGGTTCTACCCATCCAGGGGTCCCGAGCTTAAAGAACTTAAGAGGTTTCTAAACTTCTGGAGTCTGAGAGAAGCCCTGCTACCGCTTAAGGAAGACTGGATGCTTGCTTTGGGAGTTTATGGAAGCTTTGCCAGGGGTGAAAACGGAAAGGCCAGCGACGTTGACGTTTGGATTCTTGTGGAGGATGCCGACCCTCTCACAATCATGGAGTTCAAAGAAAAGCTTGAAAAAGTCCTTGGGAGGGAAGTTGACCTGCTCGTTCTCACAAGGGATAAACTGACCCGGCTCAAAAAAGAGAACCCATATCTTTACTGGAGCATCAAACTTTCATCGCTGGTGTTTTGGGGTGACG
This window harbors:
- a CDS encoding nucleotidyltransferase domain-containing protein gives rise to the protein MIHRLASTEKREKILEYILEMDEFGPEEIASALNLSKGLVSTYFRELMNLGIIRKRGRRFYPSRGPELKELKRFLNFWSLREALLPLKEDWMLALGVYGSFARGENGKASDVDVWILVEDADPLTIMEFKEKLEKVLGREVDLLVLTRDKLTRLKKENPYLYWSIKLSSLVFWGDVDGL